The sequence AGAGAGCCTTCCGTGAGGTAAGACGGCGTCTGAAAATAATGGGATATTTCCAAAACGCCCCAAGCTGCCGGAGAATCGTTTATGCTTTATTCAACTATTTCAATCATAAATGGCACAGAAACAATGAAATAATAAAAACCAACAAAAACATGATACAAAAAGCAGCCTAAATAAATGAAAAAAAGGATATACCAATTTCCACACTAATATTGACATTACCGAACAGCTATTCAAGATTTGGATAGAAAAAAGCGTCCCCCGCCCTTGCGGGGGGACGCTTCGGGTATATAAGAGAGTGGGTATTCTATTTATTAATCAACCAGCACGCGCTCTAATCTTTCGGCAATATAATCAACCTCATCATCATTGATAATCAGCGGCGGCGAGATGCGGATAGTGTGGTGATGACTGTCGTTGCAGAGCATGTCGTGGCCGAGCAATTTCTCGCAGAAAACCATGGCATCGCCGTTTTTCACCTCGACCCCGATAAACAGACCCTCACCCCGCACCTCTTTGACATGAGTTGAGCGGGAGGCAACATCAAGGATTTTCTTTTTCAGTATCTTGCCGGTGGCGGCGGAACGTTCCGCCAGTTTCTCCTCGACCATTACCTCCATGGCGGCCAGCCCGGCCACACAGGCCAGCGGATACCCGCCGAATGTGGAGCCATCGGACCCGGGTTTGAATGCCAGATCCATCAGGGAAGTGTTGGTCACCAGCACCGAGACCGGCACCAGCCCGCCGGCGATTGCCTTGCCCAGCATGATGGCATCGGGGATAACATTCTCGTGCTCAAAACAGAACCTCTTGCCGGTCCGCCCCATGCCGACCTGAATCTCATCAAAAAGCAACAGCAGGTTGTGCTTGTCGGCCAGCTCGCGAAGGCCTTTCAGGAATCCTTTCGGCGGCTGGTACATCCCTCCCTCGCCCTGCATCGGCTCCACCAGTATGCCGCAAGTGTTCTTGTTAATCAGCTTCTCGGTTTCCTCGAGGCTGCCGTAGCGGGCAATTTTGAATCCCGGTGTCAGCGGGCCGAATCCCTCTTTGTACTTGGGGGTGGTGGAGAAAGAGATAATGGTAATCATCCGGCCATGAAAATTGTTTTCGTAGACGATTATTTCCTGCCGGCCATCGGGGATCCCTTTTTCTTTCCAGCCATAATACCGCGCCAGTTTGATCGCGGTCTCCACCGATTCCACGCCGCCGTTCTTGGGGAGAACCTTGTTGCCGTTTTGGCCGAACCGCACCCCCAGTTGGGGAACAAACTCGGCGACTTTTTTCAGGAACAGAGCCAGGACATCGGTATAAACGACATTCGATATCACCGAGCCGTACCCCTCCTGAAGCGCTTTCACCAGCGCATCGACGATTTTGGGATGATGGTGGCCGGCATTGGCGGCGCTGTAGGCGGCCAGGCAATCGAGAATTCTTCGGCCATCCTGGGTATAAAGCCAGGCACCCTGAGTTTTCCGAACAATCGCCTGCAGGCGGCGGTAATGAGTGGCGCCATAAATATGTTCAAGGTCTAAAATCTCTTTATCGGGGATCGAGGAATACCCGAGAGTCGCTTTATCTCTCAACGAAACTGTCATATTACAACTCCTTTATATCAAATACTAAAGTCATATATTATAACACATTTCGGCTTTTTCGGCAACCCCCTAAATCAACAATTTATAGTAACTTAGGCGTGAAAATTGAGGATAAAAAAAGGCAATTAACTCCCGATTCGACCGCCGCATCAAGAAAGGGTCAAAATCCGCCGGGAACGCTATAATACATTGCACGACAATAATATAATGGTCGGAAAATCTCTCGCCTAATGAATATGTTTTATCGGGATAGTGTAGCGCGTGTGAAACGAATCACCAAGCTCGATAGTTATCGATTTGGAAAAAGATACAGAATCGGCTTCGGGTCTGAAATGAATCATCGCCGCGGCCGAATCGTGCGCCGGGATGGAGCCGGGAAACTGTATTTCGAGAAGAGACGATGGGAAATCAACCAGGTCCAGCCAGGCGCGGTGGTCACCTCTGTTGGTTATCAATAACGAAAGGGAATCGCGGGTGTCGTAGGACGGGAGCTCGAATTTCTGCGGCGTGATCAGCAGGGTCATCTCTGAATTGTCGGCGGCGATGGCATTGGTTGTGATCTGAACGAACGCGGCCGGCCTGGTTGAATCGGCGGCGGTGTAGATAGCCGGTCGTTTAGTCAAATGACCCTGAAATTCTCCGATGGTGAAAACAATCTCGAGAGCGGCGCTGTCGCCGGGAGGAAGAACCGCCTTGTCCAAAGGCGTATAGGTGCAACCTCAGCCGGGATTTATCCGCGTGATACGGAGCGTATCATCGCCGGTTGAATAAAGCCAGAAAGTATGGCTGACGGTGGAAACGGTCGGCGTGTTACCGAAATTAAAGGTCGAGTCGGGGATACTCAGTTTCGGCCCCACGGGCTGTCGGTTTATGGGCGAGACCGGGGTGTCACCGCATGAGACAATAAAAACAACTGATATCAGGGCTATGAGAAGCAACCGCCCGCGGCACCGATTGATTTCGCCTGAAAGAGATAGCCTCACGATGGTCCTTTCATTTCCATTTATATAACTAAAATGCCCCGAATGTCAAGGGTTTTGCATCCTGACCAAAAAGGCACGCCAGAGTTCATTGGGCAAGGTTCTTGTAATAGGCGGAGATTTTCGGGTAATCGGATCGTTCGCGGCCATAAATGAGATATTGCCGGTAATGCTGGGCCGCCTGATTCCTGTCTCCGAATTTAAGGGCGATCACCATTTTGACCAGATGACCCCCGGGGGAATTTTTATCGGCCGCGAAAAGGGTATCGGCAAGGGCCGAGGCTTTGTCATAATCCTGTTTATAGAAATGCGCAAGGGCGATGCTCTCGGTTATATGAGTGAGGGTCGGGGTGTATCGATGCGCTCGTTCAAGGAAAATCAGGGCGCTGTCATATTGGGCCTCTTTTATATAAAGCTGGCCGAGTTCATTCATCAATGAAGTATTAAACGGGCGGATCGCCAGCGCCCGATGATAAAATTCCAGCGCGGAATCGCTGCGCCCTTCCTTGCCGTACAGATTGCCCATAATCTGAAGGAAATCAGGATTGTAGGGATTGGCCAAATACAACTCTCGGGCCAGGTTCGTCGCTCTGGCATATTCACCTTTTTCGAGATAAGCATAGGCCAACTGAAGGCGCGCCAGATTGGGAAAGATCCTATCCCTTTCTCTCACTACCTGTATATAACTGGTGGTATCGCCTTTCTGAAGATAATGATCGGCCAATATCATCCAGCCGTTTTCATTTCTGCTGTCGAGAAGCGTCCTGAATCGCTCCTCGGCGACAGGCGATTGTCTGTTTACGGCCACGAAAGCAAAAGTCATCAGAGCCGCCAGGAGTGCGTAAGATATCACGGTTTTGAATGATCGAAAACTCCCCTTTTGATCGATCTGATATATTATGAGAAGCAGTGGGGCGAGCAAACTCAATGACATAATATCCCAATCACGGGCCATGGTTGTACCTGCGCCGAAGAGAAGAAGGAACGCCAGTCCGCCTGCCGACAAAGAGGCCAGGAATGCGGCAACCGGACTCCGCAGACTCTTCTTACCATAAAAGAACCAAATTACCGCTAAAGTCAACGCCCCCGGGAAAATGAGAAAGACCAGATTGATAATATTCAGCAAATGCGGAAGACTGAAAATAAAATAATCGTCGGCAAGAGGACGGCCGTGGAACAGAGGTAATATGAGAATTTCGAAATCAATTCTGGACCTGTACAGCCAGAGAAAGAGGATTATACCGCCAATCAGTGAGGCGGCGATTACCACACGTGCAAGTATTCGTGCTTTAGTATTTTCAACCGCCCTCAGGAGCAGATAGGCAACACCCGGCAGGAAATAAAGCGCCTGCAGATGCATCATGAGCGCGACAAAATAAACAATAATTGCCGCCCAAAGCCAGCGACCGGTCTTCAACCAGCGCAGGGACAGATAGATGAAAAGGGTCGCAGGAGCCCAAACCATTGAATAAAATTCCGCATATCCGAAAAAAAGGAGTACCGTAGCGGAAAAGATAAGCGAAGTCAGTCCCAAAAGACGTGTCGGGGCATGGTCGGCGATCTGCCTGATAATTAGAATCACACAATAAAGGTAGACGACACCGGAAATATAGGATAGGATTTGAAAGGCATGAAGCGCGGTCTGGGATGTATAAGCGCCCATAATACTCTGCAATTGCCGCAGAAGGAATATGGACCCCGGTTCTGTCAGTTTGTGAATGTACGCTTCGCCGCTGCCAAACACAGCCAACCAAGTATAGCTGTCGCCGAGCAGTTGCACCCGCGCATGAAAGATTATGAAAAGTAGCAGGCAGCATGCGACCAGCGTCAAACGCGGTGCGCGCCTATCCCCCCAGAGCCAGCTACTGATGCGATTGATTGATGATTCTACCTGTGGCAGTGAATCGGGCAGGATACTGACAACTATCATCGCCGCAAAAGCGAGCAAGTATAAGATGACATACTGTGGCGAGAGGAAATAGATGTGATTTATACCCCATAGCGAGGGTGTGCCGAGAAAACCGGCGATCGTGAAGCCCGCGGCAGAAAACAAAGTCGACCAGCAAAGAGTCTTCGCGATGATGTCTGACAATCGAGAAGTTCCGATTGATTGCATATGCCGATAAAATAATAAGAAAATTCGGGATTAACAATGAGGAAAAGACCAGTTCATCAATGTCGTGTCCCTATCTGGCTGCAATAATTACGATCGGCACGCCGTGCCTCGATTGATCGGTTGCCATCCGCGTTACATGGTATGGATATTACAGGCAGACAACCGGAAGACGAGTAGAGGATGTCTCATGATTCGATTTCAGCCGAACACAGTGCTTTTGGGAAAGCCTCAGGACGTCTGCCCGGCGGTTATCCCGAATGAGTATTATTATTGTCGCGACGACGAATCTTATAGGTCGCCAGCGCCAGAAGGGTTATGGCTGCTTCGGCAATCGTTATCAAAACCCGATGTATCAGTGCAATCGAGGCGGCCACCGGCCCGCCGAAAGTGGGCGCCAAAAGTGCCGACATCACGCCCTCACGCACACCCAATCCCGCCGGCGAAAGAAAAGTCACATACCCGACTATATAAGCAGTTACATAAGAGCCGGCCATATATACAAAACCCAACCCGTTCGCCAGATTCATCAACGCTTTAGTGAAAAAATAGAAAGAGACACCGAACAGGCCCCAGTTAAGAAGACACCATACAAAAATAACGATCCGGTTCCGCATGGCGGGGCAGTAATTGACCGGTTCCCCTTTGAAAAGCTTAAGGACCTTGTTCAGGGCCCAGTTCAATCCATCCGGTTTGAAAAAGAGGAACAGGAAAAAGAGCAGCACCGCCCCCATGAAAATATACATCACATCGCGGAAAATCACCAGTGAGTCGGGCGGATGTCCAAACAGGAAAAAGAAACCGATGAGTACAAACGAGGCCGGCAAGGCGTACGCCTGTATCAGGGCAAAAGAGGCCAGCGACACTTTAGCCGGAATATCCAATTGTTTGGCCAGGCCCACCATCCCCACGACCTGAAAGACTTTCCCCGGAATGTACCTTCCCAGATTGGCCAGATATACCACCCGGAACGATTCATGCAGCGCAACTTTGATTCCAAAACCTTCCAGCACCGCGCGCCAGATCATGCTCCCGCAGACATACGCTCCCATGAGAGTGATTATCGAAAGGAAGGCATAGAACCAGTCTATCCGCCAATCCCAGTTCTCAAGTTCCGCTCGGTTGTTATAGATCGTGCGGAAAAGGATATAAATGATTGCCGCCGCGATCAGCCACCCCAAAATATTCTTAATCAGTTTCTTTGCATTCATAGTTCAATTACCGTGCAGTCATCCCGAATGGATCAATTACTCCTTTTCCTCCGATGGCGGAGCGACGTTTTTATAGAATATACCATATTTCTTCATCCGATAAATAAGGATATGGCGCGGTATTTTCAGGTGTTCGGCCGCTTTGGAGCGATTCCACCCGAAACGGTCCAAAGCTTCGACAATCAGCTTCTTTTCCGCTTCATGAAAAGTCAGATTTGTATTTGGAGAAACGATGCCGCCTTGCGACCGTGTATCACTCATACCAAAATCAGGCGGGAGATCGCCCGGCGTGAGAAGATTCGACTTTCTCAAGACCACCATCCGCTCGATCAGGTTTTCCAGTTCTCTGATATTGCCCGGCCAATGATAATCCCTGAGGCGCCCCAACAGACGGTCATCAATCTCGATTTTTTGCTGTGGACTGTACCGACTCAGAAATTCGCCGATCAGCACCGGGATGTCATCAAGCCGCTCCCGCAGCCCGGGGACCGCCATCGGGATAATATTCAGGCGGTAGAAAAGGTCCTCACGGAATTTCCCCCCGGCGATTCGCTTTTTCAAATCAATATTGGTGGAAGCAATGAGACGGATATCAATTTCCCGAACAACCTCCGCTCCCACCGGTTCTATCACCCGCTCCTGTATGATGCGGAGAAGTTTGGCCTGAAGTTCGGTACTCAGTTCGCTG is a genomic window of Candidatus Zixiibacteriota bacterium containing:
- a CDS encoding lysylphosphatidylglycerol synthase transmembrane domain-containing protein; translation: MNAKKLIKNILGWLIAAAIIYILFRTIYNNRAELENWDWRIDWFYAFLSIITLMGAYVCGSMIWRAVLEGFGIKVALHESFRVVYLANLGRYIPGKVFQVVGMVGLAKQLDIPAKVSLASFALIQAYALPASFVLIGFFFLFGHPPDSLVIFRDVMYIFMGAVLLFFLFLFFKPDGLNWALNKVLKLFKGEPVNYCPAMRNRIVIFVWCLLNWGLFGVSFYFFTKALMNLANGLGFVYMAGSYVTAYIVGYVTFLSPAGLGVREGVMSALLAPTFGGPVAASIALIHRVLITIAEAAITLLALATYKIRRRDNNNTHSG
- a CDS encoding tetratricopeptide repeat protein; its protein translation is MFSAAGFTIAGFLGTPSLWGINHIYFLSPQYVILYLLAFAAMIVVSILPDSLPQVESSINRISSWLWGDRRAPRLTLVACCLLLFIIFHARVQLLGDSYTWLAVFGSGEAYIHKLTEPGSIFLLRQLQSIMGAYTSQTALHAFQILSYISGVVYLYCVILIIRQIADHAPTRLLGLTSLIFSATVLLFFGYAEFYSMVWAPATLFIYLSLRWLKTGRWLWAAIIVYFVALMMHLQALYFLPGVAYLLLRAVENTKARILARVVIAASLIGGIILFLWLYRSRIDFEILILPLFHGRPLADDYFIFSLPHLLNIINLVFLIFPGALTLAVIWFFYGKKSLRSPVAAFLASLSAGGLAFLLLFGAGTTMARDWDIMSLSLLAPLLLIIYQIDQKGSFRSFKTVISYALLAALMTFAFVAVNRQSPVAEERFRTLLDSRNENGWMILADHYLQKGDTTSYIQVVRERDRIFPNLARLQLAYAYLEKGEYARATNLARELYLANPYNPDFLQIMGNLYGKEGRSDSALEFYHRALAIRPFNTSLMNELGQLYIKEAQYDSALIFLERAHRYTPTLTHITESIALAHFYKQDYDKASALADTLFAADKNSPGGHLVKMVIALKFGDRNQAAQHYRQYLIYGRERSDYPKISAYYKNLAQ
- a CDS encoding aspartate aminotransferase family protein; translated protein: MTVSLRDKATLGYSSIPDKEILDLEHIYGATHYRRLQAIVRKTQGAWLYTQDGRRILDCLAAYSAANAGHHHPKIVDALVKALQEGYGSVISNVVYTDVLALFLKKVAEFVPQLGVRFGQNGNKVLPKNGGVESVETAIKLARYYGWKEKGIPDGRQEIIVYENNFHGRMITIISFSTTPKYKEGFGPLTPGFKIARYGSLEETEKLINKNTCGILVEPMQGEGGMYQPPKGFLKGLRELADKHNLLLLFDEIQVGMGRTGKRFCFEHENVIPDAIMLGKAIAGGLVPVSVLVTNTSLMDLAFKPGSDGSTFGGYPLACVAGLAAMEVMVEEKLAERSAATGKILKKKILDVASRSTHVKEVRGEGLFIGVEVKNGDAMVFCEKLLGHDMLCNDSHHHTIRISPPLIINDDEVDYIAERLERVLVD